One window of Caldanaerovirga acetigignens genomic DNA carries:
- a CDS encoding protein arginine kinase produces MSVEELLDTTKIEWINSTGPESDVVITSRVRLARNLKDVPFPHLLSRTQAEEVIDSVYRAFLKNPVLSKDARLFLMKNLSDTEKNLLVEMHFISPDLAKDDRGAVIISGDRRISIMINEEDHLRIQCIFSGLDPQGAYELASRVDDVLEEQLDFAFDERLGYLTACPTNVGTGIRVSVMMHLPVLTMLKQVDRLFSAMAQLGLVVRGLYGEGTESWGNLYQISNQITLGKSEEDIIQNLLSVASQIISSERQARRNLKGEERLRLEDRISRSYGILTNSKLLSTQEAMGYISDVRLGVDMGFIKNLKPEEINNLFITAGPSYIQEVFKKTMTPLERDLNRANLLRQKLLR; encoded by the coding sequence GTGTCGGTTGAGGAACTACTGGATACGACAAAAATAGAATGGATTAATTCCACGGGCCCCGAAAGCGATGTAGTGATAACGAGCAGGGTAAGACTTGCCCGGAATCTAAAAGATGTGCCGTTTCCGCACCTCCTGAGCAGGACCCAGGCGGAGGAAGTAATTGACTCGGTGTACAGGGCTTTTTTAAAAAATCCGGTTCTTTCTAAAGATGCCAGGCTGTTCCTTATGAAGAACTTATCGGATACCGAGAAAAATCTGCTGGTGGAGATGCACTTCATAAGCCCGGATCTGGCGAAAGACGACAGGGGTGCGGTTATAATAAGCGGAGACCGCCGCATAAGCATAATGATCAACGAAGAGGACCACCTCAGAATTCAGTGCATCTTTTCAGGCCTAGACCCGCAGGGAGCCTATGAGCTCGCAAGCCGCGTTGATGACGTGCTCGAGGAACAACTCGACTTTGCTTTTGACGAACGCCTGGGGTATTTAACAGCCTGTCCCACCAATGTTGGTACAGGAATCCGAGTCTCTGTGATGATGCACCTACCCGTGCTCACCATGTTGAAACAGGTAGACCGTTTGTTTTCCGCGATGGCCCAGTTAGGATTGGTGGTGCGGGGACTTTACGGAGAGGGTACCGAATCTTGGGGCAACCTTTATCAGATATCGAATCAAATAACCCTTGGGAAATCGGAAGAGGATATAATACAAAATCTCCTGAGCGTTGCGAGTCAGATAATATCGAGCGAAAGACAGGCCAGGAGAAACTTGAAGGGAGAAGAGCGCCTTCGCCTCGAAGACCGCATATCGAGGTCCTACGGAATACTTACAAATTCAAAGCTCCTGTCCACCCAGGAGGCCATGGGTTATATATCCGACGTGAGGCTGGGGGTGGACATGGGATTTATTAAAAATTTAAAACCCGAGGAAATCAACAACCTGTTTATAACAGCAGGACCGTCGTATATCCAGGAAGTGTTTAAAAAGACCATGACTCCTTTGGAGAGGGACTTAAACAGGGCAAATTTGCTAAGACAAAAATTATTGAGGTGA
- a CDS encoding UvrB/UvrC motif-containing protein, translating to MMCDECKKRPATVHITKIVNGEKTLLHLCEQCAREKSIFDVSFNLEGEPFSMQKFLAGFFEPFMREFPEKSQPLSCDRCGLTFPRFSQIGRFGCSHCYEAFKGQLDPMLRRLHGKTYHVGKVPKRRGGKIRIKSEIERLKRELQEAVNAEEYERAAVLRDKIRELEQKLGRG from the coding sequence ATGATGTGCGATGAATGCAAAAAAAGACCGGCCACCGTGCATATAACGAAAATAGTAAATGGAGAAAAAACTTTGCTTCACCTTTGCGAACAGTGTGCCAGAGAAAAAAGTATATTCGATGTTTCTTTCAACTTAGAGGGAGAGCCGTTTTCGATGCAGAAATTTTTGGCCGGCTTTTTCGAACCCTTCATGAGAGAATTTCCGGAAAAGTCCCAGCCGCTTTCCTGCGACCGGTGCGGATTAACCTTTCCGCGGTTTTCCCAGATAGGAAGGTTCGGCTGCAGCCATTGTTACGAAGCTTTTAAAGGGCAACTTGATCCGATGCTCCGGCGCCTGCACGGAAAGACGTATCACGTAGGCAAGGTTCCAAAAAGGCGAGGCGGAAAGATTCGCATAAAGAGCGAAATAGAAAGGCTAAAAAGGGAGCTACAGGAAGCGGTTAACGCTGAAGAATATGAAAGGGCCGCCGTGCTCAGGGACAAAATCAGAGAACTTGAGCAAAAACTGGGCCGGGGTTGA
- a CDS encoding CtsR family transcriptional regulator, whose amino-acid sequence MPNLADVIENFIKEMFQEGKNILEIQRNELASKFRCAPSQINYVLTTRFTVERGYIVESRRGGGGYIRIKKLKIRNDEFLRELIELVGDSISSSKAGGLVQFMLEEGIISKREAELFWAAINRKNLEIPLPERDRLRARLLKAMIAALLGHEEEKGD is encoded by the coding sequence ATGCCCAATCTGGCAGACGTCATAGAAAATTTTATAAAAGAAATGTTTCAGGAAGGGAAGAATATCCTGGAAATTCAGAGAAACGAACTTGCCAGCAAGTTCAGATGTGCACCTTCGCAGATCAATTACGTGCTAACTACAAGGTTTACAGTCGAAAGGGGATACATCGTGGAAAGCCGCAGAGGGGGCGGCGGATATATAAGGATAAAAAAGTTAAAAATAAGAAATGATGAATTTTTGCGGGAATTGATAGAGCTGGTGGGCGATTCTATCTCCAGTTCTAAAGCCGGTGGACTTGTGCAGTTTATGCTGGAAGAAGGCATTATTTCAAAAAGGGAGGCAGAGCTATTCTGGGCGGCCATTAATCGAAAGAATCTAGAGATACCGCTCCCCGAGCGGGATAGGTTGCGGGCCCGACTTTTAAAAGCCATGATTGCTGCTTTGCTGGGTCACGAAGAGGAAAAGGGGGATTGA
- the fusA gene encoding elongation factor G, with protein MKNYSSDRIKNIGLFSHSGAGKTSLAEAMLFTAGAIDRMGKIDDGNTALDYDPEEIKRKISISLALAPFEWKDFKINILDTPGFFDFVGEVKSVLRVVDGAVLVVCAVSGVEVGTEQMFKLIDERGLPRMFFVNKIDRENANFSKVVEKIQEVFGQKAVPIQLPIGQEASFRGLVDVVRKKAYEFDGKGAKEIPVPEELEDDVENYRLMVIEAAAESDDDLLAKYLDGEELTDEEIERGLRVGAKAGNIYPILCGSSLTNKGINFLLNAICDYLPSAAEGMPEHGKNPKSGEEEKRRCDSTEPFSAIVFKTMADPFVGRLSLFKVCSGTIKPDTVVYNAKRGVTEKIGHLYFMKGKKQESVQIAAAGDIVAVAKLQNTYTNDTLCDKDHPILLKEIDFPKPVISFAVEPKSKGDEERISSGLARLTEEDLTFKVEKNNETGQLLISGMGEIHLEVLAAKLATKFGSEVVLSVPKVPYRETIRGTAKVEGKYKKQTGGRGQYGHVWIEFLPINSEDGFEFEERIFGGVVPKQYIPAVEKGIREAMKEGVLAGYPVVGFKAVLYDGSFHPVDSSELAFKIAASMAFKKGITQAKPVLLEPIYEIEVVVPENYMGDIMGDLNKRRGRIMGMEMKDGMQHIKAQVPLAEIFRYATDLRSMTQGRGWFSAAFSHYEEVPGPIAEKVIAESDKKHAEEE; from the coding sequence TTGAAAAATTATAGCAGCGACAGAATAAAGAACATAGGCCTTTTTTCGCACAGCGGAGCAGGGAAGACTTCACTTGCTGAGGCAATGTTGTTTACGGCGGGAGCTATAGATCGCATGGGCAAGATAGATGACGGCAATACCGCATTAGATTATGATCCGGAAGAAATAAAAAGGAAGATTTCAATTTCGCTGGCTTTAGCACCGTTTGAGTGGAAAGACTTTAAGATAAATATCCTGGATACCCCGGGTTTTTTTGACTTTGTGGGAGAGGTAAAAAGCGTCCTCAGGGTGGTGGATGGAGCGGTTTTGGTCGTATGTGCCGTATCGGGGGTGGAAGTAGGCACTGAGCAGATGTTTAAACTTATTGATGAACGGGGCTTACCCCGGATGTTTTTCGTGAACAAGATAGACCGAGAAAACGCCAATTTTTCTAAAGTGGTTGAAAAAATTCAGGAGGTATTTGGTCAGAAAGCCGTGCCCATCCAATTGCCCATAGGACAGGAGGCGAGTTTCAGGGGACTGGTGGATGTAGTCCGCAAAAAAGCCTATGAATTTGACGGAAAAGGTGCGAAAGAAATTCCGGTGCCCGAGGAGCTTGAAGACGATGTGGAAAACTACCGCCTGATGGTCATTGAAGCTGCCGCGGAATCTGACGACGACCTGCTTGCCAAGTACTTAGATGGAGAAGAGTTGACCGATGAGGAAATAGAGCGCGGACTAAGGGTTGGCGCAAAGGCGGGTAATATATATCCGATTCTTTGCGGTTCATCGCTCACAAATAAGGGGATAAATTTCTTGTTGAATGCAATATGCGATTACCTCCCTTCGGCGGCAGAAGGAATGCCAGAACATGGCAAAAATCCGAAAAGTGGAGAAGAAGAAAAGCGAAGGTGCGATAGCACGGAGCCTTTCAGCGCCATTGTGTTTAAAACCATGGCTGATCCGTTCGTGGGTAGGCTGAGCCTTTTTAAAGTTTGCTCAGGCACGATAAAGCCCGACACTGTAGTTTACAATGCGAAGCGGGGTGTCACTGAAAAAATCGGCCACTTATACTTTATGAAGGGGAAGAAACAGGAAAGCGTCCAGATTGCGGCAGCGGGCGATATTGTAGCCGTGGCGAAGTTACAGAACACCTATACCAACGATACTTTGTGCGATAAAGACCACCCGATCCTCCTCAAAGAAATAGATTTTCCAAAGCCCGTGATTTCCTTCGCGGTAGAGCCGAAGTCAAAGGGAGACGAAGAAAGGATTTCTTCGGGCCTGGCAAGGCTGACCGAAGAGGATCTGACTTTTAAGGTAGAAAAAAACAACGAGACAGGTCAGCTTCTCATCTCGGGGATGGGAGAAATCCACCTGGAGGTCCTGGCGGCAAAACTTGCCACCAAATTCGGTTCGGAAGTGGTGCTCAGCGTGCCGAAGGTCCCCTATAGGGAGACTATAAGGGGTACAGCAAAGGTAGAAGGGAAGTACAAAAAACAGACGGGCGGAAGAGGGCAGTATGGCCATGTCTGGATAGAATTTTTGCCCATAAATTCCGAAGATGGGTTTGAGTTTGAAGAAAGAATTTTCGGCGGCGTGGTGCCGAAGCAGTATATCCCTGCAGTCGAAAAGGGCATAAGGGAGGCTATGAAAGAAGGCGTTTTAGCAGGTTACCCGGTGGTGGGTTTCAAAGCGGTGCTGTACGACGGGTCCTTCCATCCGGTAGATTCCTCGGAACTTGCCTTTAAAATAGCAGCATCAATGGCTTTCAAAAAAGGGATTACTCAGGCAAAACCGGTGCTCCTAGAGCCCATCTACGAGATAGAAGTAGTGGTGCCGGAAAACTACATGGGAGATATAATGGGAGACCTCAATAAACGTCGGGGTCGCATAATGGGCATGGAAATGAAGGATGGAATGCAGCACATAAAGGCTCAGGTACCCCTTGCCGAGATTTTCCGTTATGCCACGGATTTGAGGTCAATGACCCAAGGCAGGGGATGGTTCTCTGCTGCCTTTAGCCACTATGAAGAGGTGCCAGGGCCAATAGCCGAAAAGGTCATTGCCGAATCGGATAAAAAACATGCAGAAGAAGAGTAG
- the guaB gene encoding IMP dehydrogenase: MDKLEDKFGKEGLSFDDVLVLPAKSQVLPKDVDVSTRLTNNIKINIPIVSAAMDTVTEARLAIALAREGGIGIIHKNMPIEKQALEVDKVKRSEHGVIVDPFSLSPDNTIGEAMELMARYRISGVPITENGKLVGIITNRDIRFEDDMTKKIREVMTKENLVTAPVGTTLEEAKLILKRHKIEKLPLVDEHFNLKGLITIKDIEKAIKYPNAAKDKNGRLLVGAAVGVGKDMMDRVKALVEAKVDVVVVDTAHGHSENVINAVEVIKEKFPDLDVIAGNVATAEATRDLIKAGADAVKVGMGPGSICTTRVVAGIGVPQITAIYDCAREAQKYGVPIIADGGIKYSGDIVKAIAAGADSVMIGGLFAGTEESPGEIEIYKGRSFKVYRGMGSLGAMEEGSKDRYFQEDAKKFVPEGVEGRVPYRGPLSEIVFQLVGGLRAGMGYCGARNIEELKEAKFIKITSAGLRESHPHDVYITKEAPNYTQF; this comes from the coding sequence TTGGATAAATTAGAGGATAAGTTCGGAAAGGAAGGCCTTAGTTTTGATGACGTTCTTGTGCTTCCTGCTAAGTCTCAAGTGCTGCCTAAAGATGTAGATGTAAGTACACGGCTTACTAATAACATAAAGATAAACATCCCCATCGTAAGCGCCGCGATGGATACTGTGACGGAGGCGAGGCTAGCCATTGCCCTCGCAAGAGAAGGCGGCATAGGGATCATTCATAAAAATATGCCCATAGAAAAGCAAGCTCTCGAAGTGGACAAGGTGAAGAGGTCCGAGCACGGCGTAATAGTAGATCCATTTTCTCTATCGCCGGACAACACCATAGGAGAAGCCATGGAGCTTATGGCAAGATACCGAATATCCGGCGTTCCCATTACGGAAAACGGAAAACTGGTTGGCATCATCACCAACAGGGATATCCGCTTTGAAGACGACATGACGAAAAAGATAAGGGAAGTAATGACAAAAGAAAATCTTGTCACGGCTCCGGTGGGCACTACCCTCGAAGAGGCGAAGCTGATTTTGAAAAGGCACAAAATAGAGAAACTGCCTCTGGTCGATGAACATTTCAATTTAAAAGGCCTCATAACAATAAAAGACATCGAAAAAGCGATAAAATATCCAAATGCTGCTAAAGATAAGAACGGAAGGCTGCTGGTAGGGGCTGCTGTGGGAGTCGGCAAGGATATGATGGACAGGGTTAAGGCATTGGTCGAAGCAAAAGTCGACGTCGTGGTAGTTGATACGGCTCACGGCCATTCGGAGAACGTGATCAACGCTGTGGAAGTAATAAAAGAGAAGTTCCCCGATCTAGATGTTATTGCGGGAAATGTAGCTACGGCCGAAGCCACGCGCGACCTTATTAAAGCCGGAGCAGATGCAGTCAAGGTCGGCATGGGGCCGGGCTCTATATGCACCACAAGGGTAGTGGCGGGGATAGGTGTGCCGCAGATTACCGCAATCTATGACTGCGCAAGGGAAGCACAGAAGTACGGCGTGCCGATAATAGCCGACGGCGGCATCAAGTATTCGGGTGACATCGTAAAGGCCATTGCGGCCGGAGCCGACTCGGTAATGATCGGAGGACTTTTCGCAGGAACGGAAGAAAGCCCCGGAGAGATAGAGATATACAAAGGGCGCAGCTTTAAAGTTTACAGGGGAATGGGTTCCCTCGGCGCTATGGAAGAGGGAAGCAAAGACAGGTACTTCCAGGAAGATGCGAAAAAGTTTGTGCCCGAAGGAGTGGAAGGACGCGTGCCGTACCGCGGGCCGCTTTCGGAAATTGTCTTCCAACTGGTCGGTGGACTGAGAGCGGGAATGGGTTACTGCGGCGCGAGGAACATCGAAGAGCTTAAAGAAGCCAAGTTCATAAAGATTACTTCGGCAGGGCTACGAGAAAGCCATCCCCATGACGTTTACATTACAAAAGAAGCTCCGAATTATACCCAGTTTTAG
- a CDS encoding DUF503 domain-containing protein — protein sequence MVVGIMTVEIFLGDAFSLKEKRQVVKSVIERLKTRFNVSVAEVGKQNDLQWAVIGMACVSNSTEHVESQMDHILNFMNGDGRFSVEEIEREVQHF from the coding sequence ATGGTAGTGGGGATTATGACGGTGGAAATTTTTCTCGGAGATGCTTTCAGTTTGAAAGAAAAGAGGCAAGTCGTAAAGAGCGTTATAGAGAGATTGAAAACCAGGTTCAACGTGTCAGTGGCGGAGGTTGGGAAGCAAAACGACCTTCAGTGGGCTGTAATAGGTATGGCTTGCGTTTCAAATAGCACAGAGCACGTAGAAAGCCAGATGGACCATATCCTTAACTTTATGAACGGCGACGGGAGATTTTCGGTGGAAGAAATAGAAAGGGAAGTGCAGCACTTTTGA
- a CDS encoding TMEM165/GDT1 family protein yields MDLKLFFTAFWLLFLAELGDKTQLTVFTLATQYNKPLPIFLGASLALVLVTFLGAVFGHAATRYIPAVYMKVIAGVLFAGIGVFLLVEGLPQLLQQLGRG; encoded by the coding sequence ATGGACCTGAAACTTTTCTTCACGGCCTTTTGGCTGCTTTTCTTAGCGGAGCTCGGCGACAAAACCCAGCTTACCGTTTTCACACTCGCAACCCAGTACAACAAACCCCTACCTATATTTTTGGGGGCGTCTTTAGCATTGGTCTTGGTAACCTTTTTAGGCGCAGTATTCGGCCATGCGGCAACTCGTTACATACCTGCAGTATACATGAAGGTAATAGCCGGGGTGCTTTTCGCAGGCATAGGAGTATTTCTATTGGTGGAAGGACTCCCCCAATTGTTGCAGCAACTAGGAAGGGGATGA
- a CDS encoding LAGLIDADG family homing endonuclease yields MNLSENAKVVLKKRYLAKNEEGNITETPEDMIERVARAVAEAEKNYGGDPEYWAEKFYDLMAELKFLPNSPTLMNAGRELGQLSACFVLPVEDSMEGIFDAIKNAALIHKSGGGTGMSFSRLRPKGALVRSTGGEASGPVSFMKVFNAATEAVKQGGRRRGANMGILRVDHPDILEFIRCKEDDRELTNFNISVAVTDKFMEALKNDDTYELVDPNTGKVTGKLKAREVFDLIVEMAWKNGEPGVVFIDRINAANPTPHVGQIESTNPCVTGDTLVATECGLVPASELKVGDRIVTPQGLKPITAVYNNGIQDIFEVVTKGGYCLKATKDHKLQTSDGKWVSIGELKPGDRVRLQSGFAFPENRLLPRAFEVINLRQRTGWLLPLEFNEEYGFLLGMLVGSGYYSSTSALYFGQNEAELLQRTRDILDSWHVQYRLRMRGKTTILELPKSIRRVWKAFGAIPGRSRYRRVPKAIFRAQKSVVAAFLSAFFSCSGSIDADGGIRASSASKELLREIQLLLQGFGIMAKIRQQVRERAVGFGTYCDSSGNERAYAFGEYYEIRIPPSLSSRFMSEIGFCSTEKTLKFFEMRSGKLCKIDDVELPAVFEDEIESIKFIGREEVFDVTEPETLTWITNGFISLDCGEQPLLPYESCFAADTRIMTDKGWETVEEAYMRQSRGEQVWVYTDGLFTNETGIILRPATVIPIGERDIVTVELHNGQRLRVTPDHKILTQRGWVPAGLLTENDYVYLPDGAFPEKEIDLQARKFYNQELCARLINSISNGRIPAGSRAANGTLTVACTNAGVRKFLTGCGLEFALSKNKRVPNSVMMACREVQIEFLKGLFGAEGSVNPSRAEVFLTTASRELAGDVQLLLLGLGVKSCVKTYHCKDGREWSCVIITDESLTRFAGLIGFHLNPAKQERLLKWIENQKRKYRDSRRSRVKSVTPAGRAYVYDVSEPVTHSLIAEGMIVHNCNLGSINLKEFVKDKEIDYERLKQAVHTAVRFLDDVIDVNKYPLPEIERMTKANRKIGLGVMGFADMLIKLGIPYDSEEALKIAEDIMGFIQQEARKASRELAKTRGAFPNFAGSVYDVPGANPIRNATVTTIAPTGSISIIAGCSSGIEPVFALAFERNVLDRQRLIEVYPLFEEEMKKRGLYSKELMEEVLEKGSLKGIPGIPEDIKRVFVTAHEVSPEWHVRIQAAFQKYTDNAVSKTVNFPNSATREDVKKVYLLAYELGCKGVTVYRDGSREEQVLKKGTGQSEDLTESTCSCEAVPQRIKPRPRPSITYGSTEKVKIGCGNLYITVNSDEHGICEVFTNLGRAGGCPSQSEATSRLISLALRSGIDVKSIVEQLKGIRCHSTLRQMANNKDIKVLSCPDAIARAIERHIGEGCEESSNGVEYLKKIYESSDTAMTLDSSSSEKGMEKGSKAVCPECKSLLEHEGGCVVCRSCGYSKCN; encoded by the coding sequence ATAAATCTTTCCGAAAACGCCAAAGTGGTGCTTAAAAAACGGTATCTTGCAAAGAACGAAGAAGGGAATATAACGGAAACTCCCGAGGACATGATAGAAAGGGTAGCGAGGGCGGTAGCGGAAGCCGAGAAAAACTACGGGGGCGACCCTGAATACTGGGCCGAAAAATTTTACGATTTAATGGCTGAGCTAAAATTTCTTCCCAATTCTCCGACCCTCATGAATGCGGGAAGGGAGCTGGGACAGCTTTCGGCGTGTTTTGTGCTGCCTGTGGAAGATTCCATGGAGGGCATCTTCGATGCCATTAAAAATGCGGCTCTCATCCATAAAAGCGGTGGGGGAACAGGAATGTCTTTTTCCAGGCTTAGGCCCAAAGGTGCCTTGGTTCGTTCGACGGGCGGGGAAGCATCGGGGCCGGTATCCTTCATGAAGGTGTTCAATGCGGCTACGGAAGCGGTAAAGCAGGGAGGCCGTCGCAGAGGAGCTAACATGGGGATCCTCAGGGTGGACCACCCTGATATTCTGGAGTTCATCCGCTGTAAGGAAGACGACAGGGAACTTACCAATTTTAACATAAGTGTTGCTGTTACCGATAAGTTCATGGAGGCCTTAAAAAACGACGACACTTACGAGCTGGTGGACCCCAACACCGGAAAGGTCACGGGCAAGCTGAAGGCAAGGGAAGTCTTCGACCTCATAGTAGAGATGGCGTGGAAAAACGGCGAGCCGGGTGTGGTTTTTATAGACCGGATAAACGCCGCAAATCCAACTCCTCACGTGGGCCAGATAGAAAGCACGAACCCGTGCGTGACCGGTGATACGCTGGTGGCTACCGAATGCGGCCTTGTTCCGGCTTCCGAACTCAAAGTAGGTGACAGAATAGTAACTCCTCAAGGACTCAAGCCCATTACGGCAGTTTATAATAACGGAATCCAGGATATTTTCGAGGTTGTTACTAAAGGAGGATATTGCTTAAAGGCGACTAAAGACCACAAACTCCAGACTTCAGATGGTAAGTGGGTGTCCATAGGAGAGCTGAAGCCAGGAGATAGGGTTAGGTTACAGAGCGGCTTTGCTTTCCCCGAGAACAGGTTATTACCGAGGGCATTCGAAGTAATTAATCTCAGACAGCGGACCGGCTGGCTGTTGCCTCTTGAGTTTAATGAGGAGTACGGGTTCCTCCTTGGTATGTTAGTGGGCAGCGGATACTACAGCAGTACGAGCGCCCTGTATTTCGGTCAGAACGAGGCAGAACTTTTACAGCGAACCAGGGATATTCTTGATTCGTGGCATGTACAATATCGACTAAGAATGCGGGGTAAAACTACGATTCTTGAACTGCCGAAGAGCATCAGGCGGGTTTGGAAAGCCTTTGGGGCTATACCCGGCCGTTCCCGATATCGTAGGGTGCCGAAAGCCATTTTTCGGGCTCAAAAATCCGTTGTCGCCGCTTTTCTGTCTGCCTTCTTTTCTTGCTCCGGTTCAATAGATGCTGACGGGGGTATAAGGGCCTCTTCAGCCTCCAAGGAACTACTGCGGGAAATCCAGCTTTTACTTCAGGGTTTCGGGATAATGGCCAAGATAAGGCAGCAGGTCCGAGAAAGGGCGGTGGGGTTCGGTACTTATTGCGACAGCTCCGGTAACGAGCGTGCCTATGCGTTTGGAGAATACTACGAAATTCGCATTCCACCTTCTCTCAGCAGCCGCTTCATGAGTGAGATAGGGTTTTGTTCGACTGAAAAAACATTGAAATTTTTTGAAATGCGCTCCGGTAAGCTTTGTAAAATCGATGATGTCGAACTTCCGGCAGTATTTGAGGATGAAATTGAGTCAATAAAATTCATAGGGCGGGAAGAGGTTTTTGATGTTACTGAACCCGAGACGTTAACGTGGATCACTAACGGCTTCATCTCGTTGGATTGTGGCGAGCAACCTCTTCTGCCGTACGAATCGTGTTTCGCGGCAGATACCCGAATTATGACGGATAAAGGTTGGGAGACTGTTGAAGAGGCCTATATGAGACAGAGCCGGGGTGAACAGGTTTGGGTCTATACTGACGGGCTCTTTACGAACGAAACTGGAATTATCCTCCGACCTGCCACCGTCATTCCTATAGGTGAGAGGGATATAGTAACTGTCGAGCTTCACAACGGACAGCGGTTGCGGGTTACGCCGGACCATAAAATACTGACCCAGCGCGGATGGGTCCCAGCCGGCTTGCTAACCGAAAATGATTATGTATATCTCCCGGATGGGGCGTTTCCCGAAAAAGAAATCGATTTACAGGCAAGAAAATTTTATAATCAGGAACTCTGTGCTCGTTTGATTAACTCCATATCGAACGGAAGAATTCCGGCAGGAAGCCGAGCCGCCAATGGTACGCTGACAGTGGCATGTACCAACGCGGGAGTTCGTAAATTCCTTACAGGATGTGGTTTAGAATTTGCCTTGTCGAAAAATAAGCGGGTTCCCAATTCAGTGATGATGGCTTGTAGAGAAGTTCAGATTGAGTTCTTGAAAGGGCTATTTGGAGCTGAAGGTTCTGTTAACCCCTCTCGCGCTGAAGTTTTTCTTACAACGGCATCCAGGGAGCTTGCCGGCGATGTTCAACTGTTGCTGCTCGGACTGGGTGTTAAGTCCTGCGTCAAGACTTACCATTGTAAAGACGGGCGCGAATGGAGCTGTGTTATAATTACTGATGAAAGTCTGACGCGTTTTGCCGGGCTCATCGGATTCCATTTAAATCCTGCCAAACAGGAGAGATTACTTAAGTGGATAGAAAATCAGAAGAGAAAATATAGAGATTCTAGACGAAGTCGGGTAAAGTCAGTGACCCCGGCAGGTCGAGCATACGTTTATGATGTTTCGGAACCCGTAACTCATTCACTCATCGCGGAGGGGATGATAGTTCACAATTGCAATTTGGGTTCTATAAACCTAAAGGAGTTTGTCAAAGATAAAGAAATAGACTACGAAAGGCTGAAACAGGCCGTCCATACGGCCGTCCGCTTCCTGGACGACGTGATTGACGTAAACAAGTATCCGCTCCCGGAAATAGAAAGAATGACCAAGGCCAACCGCAAGATAGGCCTCGGAGTGATGGGATTTGCCGACATGCTTATAAAGCTTGGCATCCCTTACGATTCCGAAGAAGCCTTGAAAATTGCAGAAGATATAATGGGCTTCATACAGCAGGAGGCAAGAAAAGCCTCACGGGAGCTTGCAAAAACAAGGGGAGCCTTCCCGAATTTTGCAGGAAGCGTGTATGACGTTCCCGGGGCAAATCCAATAAGGAATGCGACGGTGACCACCATTGCCCCTACCGGCTCTATCAGCATTATAGCAGGGTGCTCCAGCGGCATAGAGCCGGTGTTTGCCCTGGCTTTCGAGCGGAACGTCCTCGACAGGCAGCGTCTTATCGAAGTTTATCCGCTTTTCGAAGAGGAGATGAAAAAGAGAGGACTTTACAGCAAGGAACTTATGGAAGAGGTTCTCGAGAAAGGTTCGCTTAAAGGTATCCCGGGGATACCGGAAGACATTAAACGCGTTTTTGTAACGGCTCACGAAGTATCGCCGGAATGGCACGTGAGGATACAGGCAGCTTTCCAAAAATACACCGACAATGCGGTGTCAAAGACGGTAAACTTCCCAAACAGCGCCACCCGCGAAGATGTCAAAAAGGTATATCTTCTCGCCTACGAGCTGGGCTGCAAGGGAGTAACGGTTTACAGAGACGGGAGCCGCGAGGAACAGGTGCTCAAAAAGGGCACCGGGCAAAGCGAGGATCTCACTGAAAGTACCTGTTCCTGCGAAGCGGTGCCGCAAAGGATAAAACCAAGGCCGAGGCCCAGCATAACCTACGGCAGCACCGAAAAGGTCAAGATAGGGTGCGGCAACCTTTATATAACGGTAAATTCCGATGAACATGGAATATGCGAGGTATTCACAAACCTGGGAAGAGCCGGCGGATGTCCGTCCCAGTCGGAAGCCACGAGTCGCCTTATATCGCTGGCGCTTCGTTCCGGCATAGATGTAAAGTCCATTGTGGAACAGCTGAAAGGAATACGCTGTCACTCGACACTGAGGCAGATGGCAAACAATAAGGACATCAAGGTGCTGTCTTGTCCGGATGCCATAGCGAGGGCAATAGAGAGGCATATCGGCGAAGGTTGCGAAGAAAGCAGTAATGGCGTGGAATACTTAAAGAAAATATACGAGTCTTCCGATACGGCGATGACTCTGGACTCTTCATCAAGCGAAAAGGGCATGGAGAAAGGAAGTAAGGCTGTTTGTCCCGAGTGCAAAAGCTTGCTCGAGCACGAGGGTGGGTGTGTGGTCTGCAGGTCCTGCGGCTATTCAAAATGCAATTAG